The following proteins are encoded in a genomic region of Scylla paramamosain isolate STU-SP2022 chromosome 40, ASM3559412v1, whole genome shotgun sequence:
- the LOC135092566 gene encoding uncharacterized protein LOC135092566, whose translation MPHSQPLQIQLFPVTPLPDIACHTSFSYSQPFSASPLPASPPPAIPSRSIPSHSSHSHSQPLPVAPLPSIPCYSSSSQCQPFLSQPFPATPLQPLLATPFPDTSTPAIPSHSPPCPSQPFFPQPFPASLSHSSPNHSQPLLSQPFIANPSHYFPSHSQLLISPAVLSHAPLLANPLLATPLPVIPSHSSLSYAQPLLSQPFTDTSIPAILSHSQLLLSLPFPATLLLATPLPAIPGHSSFNHSQLLLSQPLSASPLIAIVKHSSPSLSQPLLPQPFQPLPANPCHSSPSFSQALQLLPAEPNHSSLNLFQPFQATPLPATPLAAIFSRSYPSHSQLLLS comes from the exons ccattcccagccactccagATTCAGCTATTCCCAGTCACTCCTCTCCCAGACATTGCCTGCCACACCTCTTTCAGCTATTCCCAG CCATTCTCAGCCAgtcccctcccagcctctcctcccCCAGCCATCCCCAGCCGctccattcccagccactcctcccacagccattcccagcctctcccagtcgcTCCTCTCCCATCCATTCCTTGTTACTCCTCTTCCAGCCAATGCCAGCCATTCCTCTcacagccattcccagccactcctctccagCCATTGCTAGCCACTCCTTTCCCAGACACTTCTactccagccattcccagccactcccctCCTTgcccctcccagccattcttccCCCAACCATTCCCAGCCTCTcttagccactcctctcccaaccattcccagccactcctttcccagccattcatagccaatcccagccactactttcccagccattcccagttACTTATCTCCCCGGCAGTCCTCTCCCATGCA ccattacTAGCTAACCCTCTCCTAGCCACTCCTCTTCCAGttattcccagccactcctctctcagctatgcccagccactcctctcccagccattcacaGACACTTCTATCCCAGCCATTCTTAGCCACTCGCAGCTACTCCTCTCCCTGCCATTCCCAGCCACCCTTCTcttagccactcctctcccagccattcccggCCACTCCTCTTTCAACCATTCCCAgttactcctctcccagccattgtCAGCCTCTCCTCTCATAGCCATTGTTAAACACTCCTcgcccagtctctcccagccactcctcccccagccattccagcctctcccagccaatccctgccactcctctcccagtttCTCCCAGGCACTCCAGCTTCTCCCAGCCGAACCCAACCATTCCTCTCTCAATCTCTTCCAGCCATTCCAAGCTACAcccctcccagccactcctctcgcGGCCATTTTCAGCCGCTCCtatcccagccattcccagctaCTCCTCTCCTAG